Proteins co-encoded in one Plasmodium berghei ANKA genome assembly, chromosome: 11 genomic window:
- a CDS encoding aldehyde reductase, putative, protein MKKCGLKWVYFLVYFFLFISISIKCKHVNFTSIKNNNFHTYKGAIYGGNEFRFRMKNDENRKNCKINEKKKGQEILRRNPTLMYLIKKGTNNKNPIKNIEKKVTKIILFTTNSNEKSENIYDIINKKEYPNEPNNEENFTFIMGKDQEKVENKIKGENNISLYNNNINKNDDVTYKYVEEMESKKVNIKGVEINYKIYNLEEGIYLVDNENYEKVKSLWNKDELQKAKENFEKSFDIKKQGIKDEDWIMLPLDYDENQNIKLVKADFDNPSYDYILTYYDKERNYYWEYKRRNYYKMFRNTNDEIPSYMSELEKDKRFYSKEIIIPKKTLDNKIFRQPMLSDVLTSGYSKEPIGLESWRYVKYPHGNLMKPQKYSQLYCTKKNGKDKPDMKYYYLGNSNIAVSEICLGTMNFGNYVDEKLAHELFNYAYEEFQVNFFDTSEIYPLPVKENYFGLSEKILGNWIESKGKANRHKFIIATKICGRTDKIPWAKKYKTNRENYQSILDKNKQYGHKEMTPLNKLEELKTKEQLYLKNDQEAIEKLKIYEKKKIDNERNNNTITLSKENIIYSVDNSLKRLKTNYIDLLQLHWPDRYYPNQSSGDYSDVLYDYTKYYDDFVPFVEQLEALDELKKKGKIREWGLSNETPFGVLKFYELCKHLHISPPVSVQLEYNLLCRNNLEKGFPEICRPQNTNISLLAYSPLCAGILTGKYLEYTDYTTKGRMLHFPSYMKRLRGSIATYIIRELYYLSQKYYFPNLTVAALKWVYTRSFITSTIIGVSDFLQLRENLYSLTQNLLFTDKLEREINALHWKFRDPVRIIQ, encoded by the coding sequence ATGAAGAAATGTGGATTAAAATgggtatattttttggtttatttctttctttttatttcaattaGTATTAAATGTAAGCATGTTAATTTTACTTCgataaaaaacaataattttcataCATATAAAGGCGCCATTTATGGGGGCAATGAGTTTAGATTTCGGATGAAAAATGACGaaaatcgaaaaaattgtaaaataaatgaaaaaaaaaaaggacaAGAAATATTAAGAAGAAACCCTACTTTGATGTAccttataaaaaaaggaacAAACAACAAAAATCCGATTAAAAATatcgaaaaaaaagttacaaaaataattttatttacaacCAATTCTAAcgaaaaaagtgaaaatatttatgacataataaataaaaaagaatatcCAAATGAACCAAATAATGAGGAaaattttacatttattatgGGTAAGGATCAAGAAAAAgtggaaaataaaatcaagggagaaaacaatatttcattatataataacaatataaataaaaatgatgatgtgacttataaatatgttgaAGAAATGGAATctaaaaaagtaaatatcAAAGGGgttgaaataaattataaaatatataatttagaagaaggaatatatttagtagataatgaaaattatgaaaaggTAAAAAGTTTGTGGAATAAAGATGAGTTACAAAAAgcaaaagaaaattttgaaaaaagttttgatataaaaaaacaaggTATCAAAGATGAAGATTGGATTATGTTACCATTAGATTATGAtgaaaatcaaaatataaaattagtGAAAGCAGATTTTGATAATCCATCatatgattatatattgacatattatgataaggaaagaaattattattgggaatataaaagaagaaattattataaaatgtttaGAAATACTAATGATGAAATACCATCATATATGTCTGAACTAGAAAAAGATAAACGATTTTATAgtaaagaaataattatacCTAAAAAGACAttagataataaaatatttaggCAACCAATGTTAAGTGATGTATTGACAAGTGGTTATAGCAAAGAACCTATTGGATTAGAATCATGGAGATATGTAAAATATCCACATGGAAATTTAATGAAACCTCAAAAATATAGTCAATTATATTgcactaaaaaaaatggtaaGGATAAACCAgatatgaaatattattatttaggAAATAGTAATATAGCTGTTTCTGAAATATGTTTAGGAACTATGAATTTTGGTAATTATGTTGATGAAAAATTAGCAcatgaattatttaattatgcTTATGAAGAATTTCAAGTTAACTTTTTTGATACATCTGAAATATATCCTTTGCCTgttaaagaaaattattttggattatcagaaaaaatattaggGAATTGGATTGAATCTAAAGGTAAAGCAAATAgacataaatttattatagcAACCAAAATTTGTGGTAGAACTGATAAAATTCCATGggcaaaaaaatataaaacaaatagaGAAAATTATCAATCTATattagataaaaataaacaatatgGGCATAAAGAAATGACAccattaaataaattagaagaattaaaaacCAAAGAACAattgtatttaaaaaatgatcaAGAAGCgatagaaaaattaaaaatatatgaaaaaaaaaaaatagataacgaaagaaataataataccaTAACATTAAGtaaggaaaatataatatatagtgTAGATAATAGTTTAAAAAGActtaaaacaaattatatagatTTATTACAATTACACTGGCCTGATAGATATTATCCAAACCAATCATCAGGTGATTATAGCGATGTATTATATgattatacaaaatattatgacgATTTTGTTCCATTTGTCGAGCAATTAGAAGCATTAGATGagcttaaaaaaaaaggaaaaataaGAGAATGGGGATTAAGTAATGAAACACCATTTGGggttttaaaattttatgaacTTTGCAAGCATTTACATATATCTCCCCCTGTATCTGTACAGTTAGAGTATAATCTATTATGTCGTAATAATCTTGAAAAAGGATTTCCAGAAATATGTAGACCacaaaatacaaatatttctttattagCATATTCTCCATTATGCGCTGGAATATTAACAGGAAAATATCTTGAATATACAGATTATACAACAAAAGGAAGAATGCTACATTTTCCATCTTATATGAAAAGACTAAGAGGCTCTATAGcgacatatataataagagaattatattatttaagtcaaaaatattattttccaaaTTTAACAGTTGCAGCATTAAAATGGGTATATACTAGATCTTTTATTACATCTACTATTATTGGTGTTTCAGATTTTTTGCAGTTAAGAGAAAACTTATATTCCCTTACACAAAATTTACTTTTTACAGACAAACTAGAGCGAGAAATAAATGCATTACATTGGAAATTTAGAGATCCAGTTAGAATTATCCAatag
- a CDS encoding DNA-directed RNA polymerases I, II, and III subunit RPABC1, putative, which yields MEDPVTRFYKCRKTCCEMLEDRGYIITAREKLENFAAFKELFEENEKLRSRMTIITSHKNDANNKIIVYFVDEVKKTGVKPLRELTEKMDEKSIQRAILVTQNTLTPFAKDAIKEAAPRHIIENFLDTELLVNITKHELVPRHIPLTSDEKRNLLQRYKIKENKLPRIQDVDPVCRYFGLSKGQVVKIIRPSETAGRYVTYRLVV from the exons atggaagATCCAGTTACTCGGTTTTATAAATGTCGAAAAACATGTTGTGAAATGCTTGAAGATAGAggatatataataacagCACGAGAAAAACTTGAAAATTTTGCTGCCTTTAAAGAATTatttgaagaaaatgaaaaatt ACGGTCAAGAATGACCATAATCACAAGCCACAAAAATGatgcaaataataaaataattgtttattttgttgATGAAGTTAAAAAAACTGGAGTTAAACCTTTAAGAGa GTTAACCGAAAAAATGGACGAAAAATCGATACAAAGAGCAATTCTTGTAACACAAAATACTTTAACACCTTTTGCTAAAGAT GCAATCAAGGAAGCTGCCCCAAGACATATAATCGAAAATTTTTTGGATACCGAATTATTG gttaatataacaaaacaCGAACTAGTTCCAAGACACATTCCTTTAACAAGCGACGAAAAACGAAACTTGCTACAGAGATACAAG attaaagaaaataagcTTCCAAGAATTCAAGATGTCGATCCTGTTTGCCGATATTTCGGATTATCAAAGGGACAA GTTGTCAAAATAATTAGGCCAAGTGAAACTGCAGGAAGATATGTCACTTATAGGCTTGTAGtttaa
- a CDS encoding ferrochelatase produces MDIDDFLKCNNLNIQKDKIKNIRHNKIGILLTNLGSPAKPTFWSLYKYLSQFLRDPRVIKLNRFIWFPILYSYILPFRSRKSALKYKNIWTEKGSPLCVNTHNQYLALKKRLFEKYNDKVEISYGMRYGEKSIKDGLNILKMSNINKLLVIPLYPQSAECTVASTLDCISDHLKGWQNIPELRFLSGYCFNEKYINSIKENIEKFWEKNGKGKKLIISYHSLPVKYVQDGDLYPFFCIESTNILIKKLNLKKEDYILVFQSRIKGQKWIKPCIEDVLKKLSTEGCDIIDIICPSFSSDCLETLDDIEITYKHIFQSYGNGQLRYINCLNYSKLGIDMIMNIIEKNLSGW; encoded by the exons atggATATAGACGATTTCTTAAAATGTAACAATTTAAACATacaaaaagataaaataaaaaatattcgcCATAACAAAATTGGGATActtttaacaaatttagGAAGCCCTGCTAAACCAACTTTTTGGTctctatataaatatttgtcgc AATTTCTAAGAGATCCTCGAGTTATTAAACTCAATCGATTTATATGGTTTCCCATTCTGTACAGTTATATATTACCATTTCGGAGTA GAAAATCAGCtctaaaatataaaaatatatggacAGAGAAAGGATCGCCATTATGTGTTAACACACACAATCAATATTTGGCTTTGAAAAAACGGCTATTTGAAAA ATACAATGATAAAGTCGAAATAAGCTATGGCATGAGATACGGGGAAAAATCAATAAAAGATGGtttaaacattttaaaaatgtcaaatataaataaattattagtTATTCCATTATACCCCCAATCAGCAGAATGCACTGTTGCGTCCACTTTGGATTGTATATCTGATCATTTAAAAGGGTGGCAAAATATTCCAGAATTAAGATTTTTATCGGGTTATtgttttaatgaaaaatatataaatagcataaaagaaaatatagaaaaattttGGGAAAAAAACGGAAagggaaaaaaattaataatttcttATCATTCTTTGCCAGTTAAATATGTACAAGATGGAGATTTATAcccttttttttgtattgaaagtacaaatatattaattaaaaaattaaatcttaaaaaagaagattATATATTAGTTTTCCAATCAAGAATAAAAGGACAAAAATGGATTAAACCTTGTATAGAagatgttttaaaaaaattgtctACAGAAGGATGTGATATAATTGATATAATTTGCCCATCCTTTTCGTCAGATTGTTTAGAAACCTTAGATGACATTGAAATTActtataaacatatttttcaatcATATGGAAATGGACAGTTAAGATATATTAATTGCTtaaattattcaaaattaGGGATTGATATgattatgaatattattgaaaaaaatctAAGTGGCTggtaa
- a CDS encoding ribosomal protein S17, putative: MIKLSATSLYWHYKAWQRATAGYLRAFVKNNLANNEMIGYVINDKHPKSIRVACDRYMYVVRYKKTFRYTKKIWVHDEKSEAKVGDVVRIQPLGYRIGPWKNYILVKILYKENKE; this comes from the exons ATGATCAAATTAAGTGCTACATCTCTTTATTGGCATTACAAAGCTTGGCAACGCGCAACGGCTGGATATCTTAGGGCAT TTGTTAAAAACAATCTAGCTAATAATGAAATGATTGGTTATGTAATAAACGATAAACATCCCAAAAGTATAAGAGTGGCTTGTGATAG ATATATGTACGTTGTTcggtataaaaaaacatttagatatacaaaaaaaatatgggtACATGATGAAAAAAGCGAAGCAAAAGTCGGAGATGTTGTTCGCATTCAACCCCTAGGATATAGAATAGGACCatggaaaaattatattcttgtcaaaattttatataaagaaaacaaagaatag
- a CDS encoding ubiquitin-activating enzyme, putative produces the protein MMISHLAYRKYGGCCACLILGYYLKNVLNWIERKKIYMYLYDKIKDILYKKGEKIFPYFLRFLTKYNSMNTIEEKFFYKNFDKNIVEKHGKYINIQEINTNSLYKIFKTKILIIGIGGLGSPICFYLSKFGFSEIGLVDGDKVEKSNLHRQIIHKKKNIGLNKAISAKLTLNDFDENTNIVCYPYFLDKIKGLEIIKCYDIIIDCTDNISTRFLINDLCLLYKKKLIFGSALGLYGQLNVYNLNDHNSNCYRCLKNFNNHQEMQNCDENGILSTVTGIIGLLQANEAIKFSANLKEKTLKPFLSYNSFSNNKPFEIINMNYKNKNCICSIYNYGELYNFIMNYDYSNISKNGQCTKIDNSNGNNCDIDIYNFVDVLNNKFSFFNFTPNYLVILDVRKYNNSDVYGLKDSIKWSYDDIIESIHSHSLNNSDNIIYNIFDKLKILEKKGKIVIIVICRRGIDSLKITQLFNNIFLKNGNTSNIPFGKQNTQNTHIQEKYIFVYNMKGGYLELQKKIFKNLPFL, from the coding sequence ATGATGATATCACATTTGgcatatagaaaatatggAGGGTGTTGTGCATGCTTAATTTTAGGATATtacttaaaaaatgttttaaattggatagaaagaaaaaagatatatatgtatttatatgacAAAATTAAggatatattatataaaaagggTGAAAAGATATTTCCTTATTTTCTCCGATTTTTAACgaaatataatagtatGAACACAATTGAAGAAAagtttttttacaaaaactttgataaaaatatcgtTGAAAAAcatggaaaatatattaatatacaagaaataaatacaaactcattatacaaaatatttaaaaccaaaattttaattataggAATAGGAGGGTTAGGATCACCAATATGCTTTTATTTAAGCAAATTTGGATTTTCAGAAATCGGATTAGTAGATGGTGATAAAGTAGAAAAATCAAACTTACATAGACAaataattcataaaaaaaaaaatataggtTTAAATAAAGCAATATCAGCAAAATTGACTTTAAATGattttgatgaaaatacaaatatagtATGCTAcccatattttttagataaaataaaaggtttagaaattataaaatgttatgatataataatagattGCACTGATAATATAAGTACTagatttttaataaatgatttatgtcttctttataaaaaaaaattaatattcgGTAGTGCATTGGGCTTATATGGACAATTAAATGTGTACAATTTAAATGATCATAATTCTAATTGTTATAgatgtttaaaaaattttaataaccATCAAGAAATGCAAAATTGTGATGAAAATGGTATACTTTCAACAGTTACAGGAATTATTGGGTTATTACAAGCTAATGAAGCAATTAAATTTTCTGCAAATTTGAAAGAAAAAACGTTAAAGCCATTTTTAAGTTATAATAGTTTTTCAAATAACAAACCAtttgaaataattaatatgaattataaaaacaaaaattgtatatgcTCTATTTACAATTATGgtgaattatataattttattatgaattatgattattcaaatatttcGAAAAATGGACAATGTACAAAAATAGATAATTcaaatggaaataattgtgatatagatatttataattttgttgatgtgttaaataataaattctctttttttaatttcactCCAAACTATTTAGTAATATTGGATGTTaggaaatataataactCTGACGTATATGGTCTTAAAGATTCAATAAAATGGAGTTATGATGATATTATTGAAAGTATTCACTCTCATTCACTTAATAATTCagataatattatttacaatatttttgataaattaaaaattttagaaaaaaaaggaaagaTAGTTATTATTGTCATTTGTAGAAGAGGTATTgattcattaaaaataacgcaactttttaataatatttttttgaaaaatggaaatacaTCAAATATACCATTTGGTAAGCAAAATACACAAAACACGCATATtcaagaaaaatatatttttgtatataatatgaaagGTGGATATCTTGaacttcaaaaaaaaatatttaaaaatttgccatttctttga
- a CDS encoding aminomethyltransferase, mitochondrial encodes MRNIFTSTKKRFPNFRYFSSLPKAKEQIKKTILYDIHKKKNAIFKIFNGFYLPDEYKDDTLITSHLHTRSKCSIFDYTYRPILKISGNDKIIFLEKYIGSDIKGLWENECRISFILKENGGILDDIVIILKPEHLLVYLNIQCKEKVYKYLNGKLLENTKLDVKIEEYNTHSSICIQGCKSTDVLNELINDNTNVDEFSLMSSNICKLNNVDDCLLNRYTCTGEDGYDILIPNKHVQDIYKCILNNSLVKPGGLAVLNTLRLESGFSVYGKDINENYTPIESNYQWVLGNRRLKELDFNGANIISDQIKNGTKNKRVGVIVNSNIVPKENSKIYLNEKNQENYIGYITSSCFSPMLQKPIAMGYVNSSHSAVNNIVKVECLDKLEEAQITKMPFVPLSV; translated from the exons AtgagaaatatatttacaagTACAAAAAAGAGGTTTCCCAATTTTCGCtatttttcatcattacCAAAAGCAAAG gaacaaattaaaaagacAATTCTGTAcgatattcataaaaaaaaaaatgcgatttttaaaattttcaatgGCTTTTATCTTCCAGATGAATATAAAGATGATACATTAATAACTTCTCATTTACATACAAGATCTAAATGCTCGATTTTTGACTATACATATAGAccaatattaaaaataagtggaaatgataaaataatatttttagaaaaatatattggaAGTGATATAAAAGGGTTATGGGAAAACGAATGTAGAATTAgctttatattaaaagaaaatggtGGAATATTAGATgatatagtaataatattaaaaccAGAGCATTTATtagtatatttaaatattcaatgtaaagaaaaagtatataaatatttaaatggCAAATTATTAGAAAATACAAAACTCGATGTAAAAATAGAAGAATATAATACTCATAGCTCTATATGTATACAAGGTTGTAAATCTACAGATGTATTAAATGAATtgataaatgataatacaAATGTTGATGAGTTTAGTTTGATGTCTagtaatatatgtaaattaaataatgtaGACGATTGTCTATTAAATAGATATACATGTACAGGCGAAGATGGATATGACATACTTATACCTAATAAACATGTACAagacatatataaatgtatactTAATAACTCGCTAGTTAAGCCTGGTGGTTTAGCTGTGTTAAATACTTTAAGATTAGAAAGTGGATTTTCAGTATATGGAAAAGATAtcaatgaaaattatactCCAATTGAATCTAATTATCAATGGGTATTAGGAAATAGAAGATTAAAGGAATTAGATTTCAATGGTgctaatattatttcagatcaaattaaaaatggcacaaaaaataaaagagtTGGTGTTATTGTTAATTCAAATATTGTACCAAAAGAGAAttctaaaatatatttaaatgaaaaaaatcaagaaaattatattggATATATAACAAGTAGTTGTTTTTCTCCTATGCTACAAAAACCAATAGCCATGGGTTATGTAAATTCAAGCCATTCAGCagttaataatattgtaaaGGTTGAATGTTTGGATAAATTGGAAGAAGCTCAAATAACGAAAATGCCATTTGTTCCTTTATCagtataa
- a CDS encoding DNA topoisomerase 6 subunit B, putative, producing MNESEEKNSNSTYSFFFKNLSVTGFYEENCLFMTVKELFDNSIDALCNNKGDENIDEEGQGTQEKKIEIEIKEYGINSSFYEIICRDNGEGIEVKDLEKISEMFLTSKEKCITSGKFGIGLKTILLYSFKTAYGFLHIKIKVKKNKIWDFILVLDKNLNHTFVQNFKEYIDDKWEWTIEISVILKINNNYISDKKIHSYIKLFLLWKKNITVKYIHNPNGEQSIYTYSSHSDTSEENILSMLANNSINMIFKKDFLTSYNYDVNMYVNVRKSEKIIPYEHGHNIGFLFLIRYVNSMPLLRTSSSDCSITVDFRNFLKYYGPQFGIELPTIESRDEMILEELALPSCFDDLNKVANIFPVKRSEKSTWNIMIIGIDVRGRDISFVSLRKNCIKEGEYLSSLIKKCSINLYNNIKRELPQEFENLSDYQLRQALNIYGVQLASSLSKIILKGHEEFKNKIFFLLNEKKKIKNNSTCEKEEYNNKFTSYDENILTRELYSHIKEKIMLNEKTYENPKAKIQLTGDSNKSYYKNDPSKDDSYSDDDGDYK from the exons ATGAATGAGTCAGAGGAAAAAAACTCTAATTCAACATActctttctttttcaaaaatttatCCGTTACTGGTTTTTATGAAGAGAACTGTCTATTTATGACAGTAAAGGAATTGTTTGATAATTCAATTGATGCattatgtaataataaaggagatgaaaatattgatGAAGAAGGACAAGGAAcacaagaaaaaaaaatagaaatagAAATTAAGGAATATGGTATCAATTCATcattttatgaaataatatgtaGAGATAATGGAGAAGGTATCGAAGTTAAAGACTTAGAAAAAATTTCTGAAATGTTTTTAACGTCAAAAGAGAAATGTATAACTAGTGGAAAATTTGGTATTGGACTTAAGACAATATTgttatattcttttaaaaCTGCATATGGctttttacatataaaaataaaagtaaaaaaaaataaaatttgggattttatattagtattagataaaaatttaaatcatACATTTGTGcaaaattttaaagaatatattGATGATAAATGGGAATGGACAATAGAAATTTCCgtcattttaaaaattaataataattatatatctgataaaaaaatacattcatatattaaattatttttattatggaaaaaaaacataactgttaaatatattcataatccAAATGGTGAACaatctatatatacatattcaAGCCATTCTGATACTAGTGAAGAAAACATATTAAGTATGTTAGCAAACAACtctataaatatgatttttaaaaaagatTTTTTAACTTCTTATAATTATGATGTTAATATGTATGTTAATGTAAGAAAGtctgaaaaaattattccGTATGAACATGGTCATAATATAGGGTTTCTCTTTTTAATTCGATACGTCAATTCAATGCCTCTCTTGAGAACTTCATCATCAGATTGCTCAATAACAGTTGACTTTAg aAATTTTCTGAAATATTATGGACCTCAATTCGGAATAGAATTGCCCACT ATTGAAAGCCGAGATGAGATGATTCTTGAAGAGTTGGCACTCCCAAGCTGTTTTGATGATCTCAATAAG GTAGCCAATATTTTCCCAGTGAAAAGGTCAGAGAAATCCACATGGAATATAATGATTATA GGGATTGACGTGAGGGGAAGAGACATATCGTTTGTTAGCCTCAGAAAAAATTGCATAAAG GAAGGAGAATACTTGTCTAgcttaattaaaaaatgttcaattaatttatataataatataaaaagagaGTTACCACAGgaatttgaaaatttatcTGATTATCAG CTAAGACAGgcattaaatatatacggAGTTCAATTAGCTTCGTCGCtaagtaaaataattttaaaggGACACGaagaatttaaaaataaaatattttttttattaaatgaaaaaaaaaaaataaaaaataatagtacATGTGAAAAGgaagaatataataataaatttactagttatgatgaaaatatattaacaagGGAGTTGTATAGCCACattaaggaaaaaataatgctaaatgaaaaaacatATGAAAACCCTAAAGCAAAAATTCAATTAACTGGTGattcaaataaatcatattataaaaatgatccTTCCAAAGATGATAGTTATTCTGATGATGACGGAGATTATAAATAA